The following proteins are co-located in the Malus sylvestris chromosome 13, drMalSylv7.2, whole genome shotgun sequence genome:
- the LOC126596902 gene encoding probable receptor-like serine/threonine-protein kinase At5g57670, with amino-acid sequence MKYIRTNSLKRLFSLKWRSLEEPTSPNGSKGEENNEILKNVEAKEPSPRPTWKCFSYEEISDATNAFSSDNLVGKGGYAQVYRGILENGEEIAVKRLTKAVTDERKEKEFLNEIGTIGHVCHPNVLSLVGCCIDNGLYLIFHFSSKGSVASLLHDEDWPPMDWKTRYKIAIGTARGLHYLHKGCQRRIIHRDIKSTNILLTLDLEPQISDFGLAKWLPSQWTHHSIAPIEGTFGHLAPEYYMHGIVDEKTDVFAFGVILLELISGRKPVDGSHQSLHSWAKPILNIGEIERLVDPRLRGAYDVTQLKRLAFAGSMCIRASPTWRPSMTEVLEVMESEGEIDKERWKMAEEEEVDEFWGFEDLEYECNTSFSVSPHDSLSTGSC; translated from the exons ATGAAATACATTAGAACAAACAGCCTGAAAAGGCTCTTCTCCCTCAAATGGAGAAGCCTAGAGGAACCCACAAGCCCCAATGGCTCCAAAGGCGAAGAAAACAATGAAATCTTGAAGAATGTTGAAGCAAAAGAGCCTTCTCCAAGACCCACTTGGAAATGCTTCTCCTATGAAGAGATTTCTGATGCCACAAATGCTTTCAGCTCAG ATAATCTGGTTGGGAAAGGAGGGTATGCACAAGTGTACAGAGGAATTCTAGAAAATGGTGAGGAGATTGCAGTGAAGAGGCTCACAAAAGCTGTGACAGATGAGAGGAAAGAGAAGGAGTTCTTGAATGAGATTGGGACCATTGGACATGTTTGCCACCCAAATGTTCTGTCTCTTGTGGGTTGTTGTATTGACAATGGCCTTTATCTCATCTTCCACTTCTCCTCCAAAGGCTCTGTTGCTTCTCTTCTCCATG ATGAGGATTGGCCACCTATGGATTGGAAAACAAGGTACAAGATAGCTATTGGGACAGCAAGAGGCCTCCATTACTTGCACAAGGGCTGCCAGAGAAGGATAATTCACAGGGACATTAAGTCTACAAATATTCTATTGACTCTGGATTTGGAACCACAG ATATCAGATTTTGGTCTGGCAAAATGGCTTCCATCTCAGTGGACTCATCATTCAATTGCTCCAATTGAAGGGACATTTGG GCATTTAGCACCAGAGTACTACATGCATGGGATTGTGGATGAGAAAACCGATGTGTTTGCTTTTGGAGTAATTTTGTTAGAGCTCATCTCAGGGAGGAAACCAGTGGATGGGTCTCACCAAAGCTTACATAGCTGG GCAAAACCAATTTTGAATATTGGGGAGATTGAAAGGCTAGTAGATCCAAGGCTGAGAGGGGCCTATGATGTTACACAGTTGAAAAGACTTGCCTTTGCAGGATCTATGTgcattagagcatctccaacatGGCGCCCTTCTATGACCGAG GTATTGGAGGTGATGGAATCAGAAGGGGAAATAGACAAAGAGAGGTGGAAGatggcagaggaagaagaagtagatGAGTTTTGGGGTTTTGAGGATTTAGAATATGAATGCAACACTTCCTTCTCAGTTTCACCACACGATTCCCTTTCAACAGGAAGTTGTTAA